A single genomic interval of Panthera uncia isolate 11264 chromosome A1 unlocalized genomic scaffold, Puncia_PCG_1.0 HiC_scaffold_17, whole genome shotgun sequence harbors:
- the LOC125934970 gene encoding uncharacterized protein LOC125934970, translating into MGQTQSTPLSLLLTNFRDVRARGHNLSLDIRKRKLIAYCPSEWPTFGVNWLTEGTFCLPVVLKVKSRIFLPGKEGHPDQIPYILVWQDLVENPPPWMASFLTARSCQILAAKPINPPKPLTSTAPPVLPDSQDLLSLDPPPYQIPPLIPQAALIPAAPAEPPVAQPIELENREAQPALMPSGGEVQGPAGRTCRRAPHEPGLRLPDSTVALPLREIGPPDEMGNPRLQYWPFSTSDLYNWKTQNARFSDNPKDLISLLDSVMFTHQPTWDDCQQLLRILFTTEERERIQLEARKLVPGDDGQPTANLDLINAAFPLTQPPQDGWDYNTAEENSSTPTRKFGPD; encoded by the exons ATGGGCCAAACGCAGAGcacccctctttccctcctcctcaccaACTTCAGGGATGTAAGAGCTAGAGGACACAACTTAAGCCTAGACATTCGCAAAAGAAAGTTGATCGCCTACTGCCCCTCTGAATGGCCTACCTTTGGGGTCAATTGGCTTACAGAGGGAACCTTCTGCCTCCCTGTGGTCCttaaagtaaaatcaagaattttcCTACCAGGGAAAGAAGGTCACCCGGATCAGATTCCCTATATTCTGGTGTGGCAAGATTTAGTGGAAAATCCACCTCCTTGGATGGCCTCTTTCTTAACAGCAAGGTCATGCCAAATCCTAGCGGCTAAACCTATCAACCCTCCCAAGCCGCTAACTTCAACTGCACCCCCTGTCCTCCCCGACAGCCAAGATTTGCTTTCTCTCGACCCTCCCCCTTACCAGATTCCTCCCCTTATTCCGCAAGCTGCCCTTATCCCTGCTGCGCCAGCAGAGCCTCCCGTAGCCCAGCCAATAGAACTAGAGAATAGGGAGGCTCAACCTGCGCTCATGCCTAGTGGGGGCGAAGTCCAAGGGCCGGCTGGACGCACCTGTAGGCGGGCCCCACATGAGCCAGGACTCCGCCTTCCTGACTCCACCGTAGCTTTACCCTTACGGGAAATAGGGCCTCCCGATGAGATGGGGAACCCCCGACTTCAATACTGGCCCTTCTCTACCAGTGACCTATATAACTGGAAAACCCAGAATGCCCGATTTTCTGATAACCCTAAAGATTTAATAAGTCTCTTAGACAGCGTTATGTTTACCCACCAACCCACCTGGGATGATTGTCAGCAGCTCCTCCGAATCCTGTTCACCACCGAGGAGCGAGAAAGAATTCAATTGGAAGCAAGAAAGCTGGTTCCTGGAGATGACGGCCAACCCACTGCTAACCTTGATCTCATTAATGCAGCTTTTCCCTTGACCCAACCCCCACAGGATGGCTGGGACTACAACACGGCAGAAG AGAACTCCAGCACACCCACCAGGAAGTTTGGCCCAGACTGA